The following are encoded in a window of Flavobacteriales bacterium genomic DNA:
- the maf gene encoding septum formation protein Maf, with product MTAPPPLFPWRLILASASPRRRELLKGLDLQVETTAVDLDETPPPGMPPELVAAHLAMEKSRAWPGTLALDQVLVTADTTVLIDGELLNKPVDAEDAMRMLERLSGATHTVITAVCVRTTQGETAFSDKARVTFARLTEEEIAYYVERYRPLDKAGAYGVQEWIGYVGVERLEGSFYTVMGLPLHPLYQALKRLAPPTTP from the coding sequence ATGACCGCACCACCTCCCCTCTTCCCCTGGCGGCTGATCCTCGCGTCGGCATCGCCGCGGCGGCGTGAACTGCTCAAGGGGCTTGACCTCCAGGTGGAGACCACCGCCGTGGACCTGGATGAAACACCGCCTCCTGGGATGCCCCCAGAACTGGTGGCGGCGCACCTCGCCATGGAAAAGTCGCGCGCATGGCCCGGCACTCTGGCCCTTGACCAGGTGCTGGTGACGGCCGACACCACCGTGCTGATCGATGGCGAATTGCTGAACAAACCGGTGGATGCGGAGGATGCCATGCGCATGCTGGAACGACTCTCCGGTGCCACGCATACCGTGATCACCGCGGTGTGTGTGCGTACCACGCAGGGGGAAACAGCGTTCTCGGACAAGGCACGCGTGACATTCGCCCGGCTCACCGAAGAGGAGATCGCCTACTACGTGGAGCGATACCGGCCGCTGGACAAGGCGGGCGCGTATGGCGTGCAGGAATGGATCGGCTACGTGGGCGTGGAACGTTTGGAAGGCAGCTTCTACACGGTGATGGGATTGCCCCTGCATCCGCTTTACCAGGCCTTGAAACGGCTCGCGCCGCCCACCACACCTTGA
- a CDS encoding geranylgeranylglycerol-phosphate geranylgeranyltransferase, with amino-acid sequence MTPFLRLTRPINLLIIAATMLLMREGVIAGNLERGIGELLKEAGPGVTRGELLLPESFGPRMPWGHFILLVLSTVLVAAGGNVINDYFDTRIDRINKPGEVIVGRQVKRRVAMVGHLVLSGAGLLAGILVAWRSGLPQWMLITVFAIGALWTYSTTFKRRLLIGNGLVATLTALVPLTVGLYEIPLLKRAFAEPQVVALPDGSRYLMEPAFDQLWAWILAFTAFAFLSTLVRELQKDMADEKGDREEGCRTVPIAWGMGAARTMVLVYIGLLIAGLLVLRARLLTDSVSFWYIGLGIIAPLLLSAGFTFQARTRDAHIRAGQLMKLAMVMAVGYALLIGRT; translated from the coding sequence ATGACCCCCTTCCTACGGCTCACCCGCCCGATCAACCTGCTGATCATCGCCGCCACCATGCTGCTGATGCGCGAGGGTGTGATAGCCGGCAACCTGGAGCGCGGCATCGGTGAATTGTTGAAGGAGGCCGGACCCGGCGTGACGCGCGGCGAACTGCTGCTGCCTGAAAGCTTCGGGCCGCGCATGCCCTGGGGCCACTTCATCCTGCTCGTGCTGAGCACGGTGCTGGTGGCGGCCGGGGGAAATGTCATCAACGACTATTTCGATACGCGCATCGACCGCATCAACAAACCCGGCGAAGTGATCGTGGGACGCCAGGTGAAGCGGCGCGTGGCCATGGTGGGGCATCTGGTGCTGAGCGGTGCCGGACTGCTCGCGGGCATCCTCGTGGCCTGGCGCAGCGGCCTTCCCCAATGGATGCTCATCACCGTCTTCGCCATCGGTGCGCTCTGGACCTACAGCACCACCTTCAAACGGCGACTGCTCATCGGCAACGGCCTGGTGGCCACGCTCACCGCGCTGGTGCCGCTCACCGTGGGGCTGTATGAGATACCGCTGCTCAAACGCGCGTTCGCCGAACCCCAGGTGGTGGCACTCCCCGATGGCAGCCGCTACCTGATGGAACCGGCCTTCGACCAACTCTGGGCCTGGATCCTCGCCTTCACCGCTTTCGCCTTTCTGAGCACCCTGGTGCGCGAACTGCAGAAGGACATGGCCGACGAGAAGGGCGACCGGGAGGAGGGTTGCCGCACGGTACCCATCGCATGGGGCATGGGGGCCGCGCGCACCATGGTCCTGGTATACATCGGCCTGCTGATCGCCGGGTTGCTGGTGCTGCGGGCACGCCTGCTCACGGACAGCGTCTCGTTCTGGTACATCGGGCTCGGCATCATCGCGCCGTTGCTGCTCAGCGCCGGCTTCACGTTCCAGGCCCGCACCCGCGATGCGCACATCCGCGCGGGCCAACTGATGAAACTCGCCATGGTGATGGCCGTGGGCTACGCCTTGCTCATCGGAAGGACATGA
- a CDS encoding 3-deoxy-D-manno-octulosonate 8-phosphate phosphatase, translating into MSGTTYKEKLSGLRTFLFDVDGVFTDNRVLLMPGTDPVRTFHTRDAYAVQRAVKEGLRIVIISGGRSQGVADSFARLGVKEVHLGTAEKEVLFDKLASEGLDPSTAAYMGDDLPDLRVMRRVAFPCTPADGAEEIKAISAYVSRYPGGGGCVRDLLEQALKAQGKWLNDGAYTW; encoded by the coding sequence ATGAGCGGCACCACCTACAAGGAAAAGCTTTCCGGTCTGCGCACCTTCCTCTTCGATGTGGACGGTGTCTTCACAGACAACCGCGTGCTGCTGATGCCCGGCACCGATCCCGTGCGCACCTTCCACACCCGCGACGCCTATGCCGTGCAGCGCGCGGTGAAGGAGGGCCTGCGCATCGTCATCATCAGCGGTGGCCGCTCGCAGGGTGTGGCCGACAGTTTCGCACGGCTGGGCGTGAAAGAGGTGCACCTCGGGACCGCGGAGAAGGAAGTGCTCTTCGACAAGTTGGCAAGTGAAGGGCTCGACCCTTCGACCGCGGCCTACATGGGCGACGACCTGCCCGACCTGCGCGTGATGCGCCGAGTGGCCTTCCCCTGCACGCCCGCCGACGGCGCCGAGGAGATCAAGGCCATCAGCGCCTACGTGAGCCGCTATCCCGGCGGTGGCGGCTGTGTGCGCGACCTGTTGGAACAGGCACTGAAGGCGCAGGGAAAGTGGTTGAATGATGGGGCGTACACCTGGTGA
- a CDS encoding DUF2520 domain-containing protein, with protein sequence MTRILLIGTGRMAYQLGHAIVRAGLPLIGVAGRDRSKREALARTLDRPAIDLTRPLPEADLALLTVSDDAIAQVAKQIPASGTVVAHTAGAVDLDVLAPHTHRGVIWPIQSLGHGAPMDLRDVPMVVDAVDDTARKVLLDLAGRLSEVRIELPLEQRRRVHLAAVLTSNLPVWLFREAQRLLREQKLPPGLLNPLWKATAQRAATFGPEQALTGPARRGDLRTMQEHLDLLSGDPDLRATYDLLSRQILRAYGHA encoded by the coding sequence ATGACACGCATCCTGCTCATCGGCACCGGTCGCATGGCCTACCAGTTGGGGCACGCGATCGTGCGTGCCGGGCTGCCCCTCATCGGTGTGGCCGGCCGCGACCGCAGCAAGCGCGAGGCGCTGGCCCGCACGCTGGACCGGCCCGCGATCGATCTGACCAGGCCCCTCCCGGAGGCCGACCTCGCGTTGCTCACCGTCAGCGATGATGCCATCGCACAGGTGGCCAAACAGATCCCCGCAAGCGGAACGGTGGTGGCCCACACCGCCGGCGCCGTGGACCTGGACGTGTTGGCACCGCACACACACCGGGGCGTCATCTGGCCCATCCAGAGCCTGGGCCATGGTGCGCCCATGGACCTGCGCGATGTACCGATGGTGGTGGACGCCGTCGACGACACGGCCCGCAAGGTGCTGCTGGACCTGGCTGGTCGGCTGTCCGAGGTGCGCATCGAACTGCCCTTGGAACAACGCCGACGTGTGCACCTCGCCGCCGTGCTCACCAGCAACCTGCCCGTGTGGCTCTTCCGCGAGGCCCAACGTCTGCTGCGCGAACAGAAACTGCCGCCCGGCCTGCTGAACCCCTTGTGGAAAGCCACCGCACAACGCGCGGCCACCTTCGGGCCGGAACAGGCCCTGACCGGTCCCGCCCGGCGGGGCGACCTGCGCACCATGCAGGAACACCTGGACCTGTTGAGCGGCGATCCCGACCTTCGCGCCACCTACGACCTGTTGAGCAGGCAGATCCTGCGGGCGTACGGCCACGCATGA
- the ccsA gene encoding cytochrome c biogenesis protein CcsA yields MDRIHYIGEQAWAGQLGHALTIVSFVAALLATVAFVFATTRRDEGWKAVGRIGFVLHSTAVIGIVVILFTMLFKHWFQYDYVWKHSNLAMPMKYIASCFWEGQEGSFLLWTFWHVVLGNILMFRAGKWEAPVMAVFAAVQVFLATMLLGIYFGDTRIGSSPFLLIRQLPENLGLPWTLVSEYIDRIEQLKDGRGLNPLLQNYWMVIHPPTLFLGFSATLVPFAYAIAGLWTGERRAWMAPALPWTFFGVMVLGTGILMGGAWAYEALSFGGFWAWDPVENASLVPWITLVAAGHLMMVNRRRETSLFATFLLTLGTFLFVLYSTFLTRSGVLGDTSVHSFTGDGMLPGLLVFMLFFTALSVLLLLPAGAGHRRFYALSSLALLIVGIGLDVPAEAVVVFGFVTSLHMLSAYRRGFNSDDPEESLWSREFWIFIGSLVLLVSALQITFSTSIPVFNLLLEPWNDLLERLGNATGPGFITALAEARIAPPTDPIPHYNKWQLPFAVIISILVAFTQYLRWKDSDMRKVLRALLWPFIVSVALTVMLVVVLGYGLREMLHGAMLFATLFAVAANASYIPAVLKGRLRHAGPSIAHVGFGLVLLGALISTGSKEEVSRNAKGMDLRFLNASFSNSTDILLYRGDTVRMGDHYVHYREKEQEGVNLFYHMDYFAVEPRDYRMGDTVRVGDMLFRAKNDHRAGPVFLADQPAHWEPIEDHPKRALWYARDWSDTRPGDRRFGLAPFVQLNPRFGNVAEPSTKHWWNRDLYTHVRYADLSTDKDSTAFGWMPDRRYDKTVGDTIVTPNSVVVIDSVYTVRDSVTLAMLGDRFTVYAVALRIRDLYRTDRWFEARPMVVYSNGEPVAGKPAEIPALRMRYGLASVDGNPAGDEPPLLGVNVAEAEFLVMQALAFPGINILWIGCVLLALGTGLAVWRRIADRDTQKP; encoded by the coding sequence ATGGATCGCATCCACTACATCGGTGAACAGGCCTGGGCGGGGCAACTCGGGCATGCGCTCACGATCGTGTCCTTTGTGGCGGCCCTGCTGGCCACGGTGGCATTCGTCTTCGCCACCACCCGGCGTGATGAAGGCTGGAAGGCCGTGGGACGCATCGGCTTCGTATTGCATTCCACCGCGGTCATCGGCATCGTGGTGATCCTTTTCACCATGCTTTTCAAGCATTGGTTCCAGTACGACTACGTGTGGAAGCACAGCAATCTGGCCATGCCCATGAAGTACATAGCCAGCTGCTTCTGGGAGGGGCAGGAAGGCTCCTTCCTGCTCTGGACTTTCTGGCATGTGGTGCTGGGCAATATCCTCATGTTCCGCGCAGGCAAATGGGAGGCACCGGTGATGGCGGTCTTCGCGGCGGTGCAGGTCTTCCTGGCCACCATGTTGCTGGGCATCTACTTCGGTGATACGCGCATCGGCAGCAGCCCTTTCCTGCTGATCCGGCAGTTGCCGGAGAACCTCGGCCTGCCTTGGACGCTGGTGTCCGAATACATCGATCGCATCGAACAGCTCAAGGATGGCCGCGGCCTCAACCCCTTGCTACAGAATTACTGGATGGTCATCCATCCCCCCACCCTTTTCCTGGGCTTCTCCGCCACGCTGGTGCCCTTCGCCTACGCCATCGCCGGTCTCTGGACCGGAGAGCGCCGCGCTTGGATGGCCCCGGCCCTGCCTTGGACCTTCTTCGGTGTGATGGTGCTCGGCACCGGCATCCTCATGGGCGGCGCGTGGGCCTATGAGGCGCTGAGCTTCGGCGGCTTCTGGGCCTGGGATCCCGTGGAGAACGCCTCGCTCGTGCCGTGGATCACCTTGGTGGCGGCCGGCCATCTGATGATGGTGAACCGGCGCCGCGAGACCTCGCTCTTCGCCACCTTCCTGCTGACCCTTGGCACCTTTCTGTTCGTGCTGTACAGCACTTTCCTCACCCGAAGCGGTGTACTGGGCGACACCAGCGTACACAGCTTCACGGGCGACGGCATGCTGCCCGGGCTCCTGGTCTTCATGCTCTTCTTCACCGCGCTCTCCGTGCTGCTGCTGCTGCCCGCCGGTGCGGGTCACCGTCGCTTCTATGCGCTCTCGAGCCTGGCTTTGCTCATCGTCGGCATCGGTCTGGACGTGCCCGCGGAGGCGGTGGTCGTCTTCGGTTTCGTTACCTCGTTGCACATGCTATCGGCCTACCGCCGTGGCTTCAACAGCGATGACCCCGAGGAGTCCCTCTGGTCAAGGGAGTTCTGGATCTTCATCGGATCGCTCGTGCTGCTCGTGAGCGCGCTACAGATCACCTTCAGCACCAGCATCCCGGTCTTCAACCTGCTGCTGGAACCTTGGAACGACCTGCTGGAACGGCTCGGCAACGCCACCGGTCCGGGCTTCATCACCGCGCTGGCCGAAGCGCGCATCGCACCGCCCACCGACCCCATTCCGCACTACAACAAGTGGCAGTTGCCCTTCGCGGTGATCATCAGCATCCTGGTCGCCTTCACGCAATACCTGCGCTGGAAGGACAGTGACATGCGCAAGGTGCTGCGCGCCCTGTTGTGGCCTTTCATCGTTTCCGTGGCGCTCACCGTCATGCTGGTCGTCGTGCTCGGCTACGGCCTGCGCGAGATGCTCCATGGTGCCATGCTCTTCGCCACCCTCTTCGCAGTCGCGGCCAATGCCAGCTACATCCCCGCCGTGCTCAAGGGCCGTCTGCGCCACGCCGGGCCGAGCATCGCGCACGTGGGTTTCGGCCTGGTATTGCTGGGGGCCTTGATCAGCACGGGCAGCAAGGAGGAGGTGAGCCGCAACGCCAAGGGCATGGACCTGCGCTTCCTGAACGCCTCCTTCAGCAACAGCACGGACATCCTGCTCTACCGCGGAGACACCGTGCGCATGGGCGACCACTACGTGCACTACCGCGAGAAGGAGCAGGAAGGGGTGAACCTCTTCTACCACATGGACTACTTCGCGGTGGAGCCGCGCGACTATCGCATGGGCGACACGGTGCGCGTGGGCGACATGCTCTTCCGCGCGAAGAACGACCACCGCGCGGGTCCCGTATTCCTGGCCGACCAACCGGCGCATTGGGAACCGATCGAGGACCACCCGAAACGCGCGTTGTGGTACGCACGCGACTGGAGTGACACACGTCCGGGCGATCGCCGCTTCGGTCTGGCGCCTTTCGTGCAATTGAATCCGCGCTTCGGCAACGTGGCCGAACCGAGTACCAAGCACTGGTGGAACCGCGACCTGTACACGCATGTGCGCTATGCGGACCTGAGCACCGACAAGGACTCCACCGCCTTCGGCTGGATGCCCGACCGCCGCTATGACAAGACCGTGGGCGACACCATCGTAACGCCCAACAGCGTGGTGGTGATCGATAGTGTGTATACCGTACGCGACAGTGTGACCCTGGCCATGCTGGGCGACCGCTTCACCGTTTACGCCGTGGCGCTCCGCATCCGCGACCTCTACCGCACCGATCGTTGGTTCGAGGCCCGGCCCATGGTGGTCTATTCCAACGGCGAACCCGTAGCGGGAAAACCGGCCGAGATCCCCGCCTTGCGCATGCGCTATGGGCTGGCCTCGGTGGATGGGAACCCTGCCGGTGACGAGCCGCCATTGTTGGGGGTGAACGTGGCCGAGGCCGAATTCCTGGTGATGCAGGCCCTCGCCTTCCCGGGCATCAACATCCTTTGGATCGGTTGCGTGCTGCTGGCACTGGGCACCGGCCTGGCCGTGTGGCGTCGCATCGCCGATCGCGACACGCAGAAGCCATGA
- a CDS encoding cytochrome c maturation protein CcmE, with protein sequence MKRSHIIAIVIIAISIAALIGSLYDSSTYADLHQAMENPGREYHVVGVLDRSQDIIYEPSLNASLTTFTMVDLEGNTARVHLNKAKPQDFERSERLVLIGKATPDGEFHARDMLMKCPSKYNEEHSIDG encoded by the coding sequence ATGAAACGCTCCCACATCATCGCCATCGTCATCATCGCCATCTCCATCGCGGCGTTGATCGGTTCCTTGTACGACAGCAGCACTTATGCCGATCTGCACCAGGCGATGGAGAACCCGGGGCGAGAGTACCATGTGGTGGGTGTGCTGGATCGCAGTCAGGACATCATCTACGAACCCAGCCTCAATGCCAGCCTCACCACCTTCACCATGGTGGACCTGGAGGGCAATACCGCGCGCGTGCACCTGAACAAGGCCAAGCCACAGGACTTCGAACGCAGCGAACGCCTCGTGCTTATCGGCAAGGCCACGCCAGATGGCGAGTTCCACGCCCGGGACATGCTCATGAAGTGCCCGAGCAAGTACAATGAGGAGCACAGTATCGATGGTTGA
- a CDS encoding CcmD family protein, whose product MRTFIIPGLLLLAPTMLRAQAPNWLEDDLYGGGKMNAVVAVVAIIILGIGVWLWAQDRRLKRLEEKLDKK is encoded by the coding sequence ATGAGAACCTTCATCATCCCCGGCCTGTTGCTGCTGGCACCGACCATGCTGCGCGCCCAAGCACCGAACTGGCTGGAGGACGATCTATACGGCGGCGGCAAGATGAATGCCGTGGTGGCCGTGGTGGCGATCATCATCCTGGGCATCGGCGTGTGGCTTTGGGCGCAGGACCGGAGGTTGAAGCGGCTGGAGGAGAAATTGGACAAGAAGTGA
- the ccsA gene encoding cytochrome c biogenesis protein CcsA, with protein MRHWWWKFLAIALLTVASVAALLAPLGPALVHVSPSRIGPGDATITVTGYNTGWTAAEVPAARLANGEQFVCPQSVEVIDATHLRLKVAVPGGLRSMMTDLHVEGLAYPSAFHTTGIGDGAKEGTCEPAGPANSASAGFAFPNRSILYESIRNLHFHVPMWFTMIALMGLSVWKSIRHLGSGSLDRDREAATAVHVGLLFCALGLLTGMVWARATWTAFWTNDVKLNGAAVTALIYLAYLVLRGSVADGHKRARLAAIYNIFAFMLLVLFLFVVPRLNQVDSLHPGSGGNSPFSDLDLDDRLRMVFYPAVAGWILLGLWIYDLRQRATRVQEKLDA; from the coding sequence ATGAGGCATTGGTGGTGGAAATTCCTGGCGATCGCGTTGCTCACGGTCGCATCCGTTGCCGCCCTGCTCGCACCGCTGGGTCCTGCCTTGGTACACGTGTCCCCGAGCCGCATAGGACCGGGTGATGCGACGATCACCGTCACCGGATACAATACCGGCTGGACCGCTGCGGAAGTCCCGGCGGCCCGCCTCGCGAATGGAGAACAGTTCGTTTGCCCACAAAGCGTGGAGGTGATCGATGCGACCCACTTGCGGCTGAAAGTGGCGGTCCCCGGAGGACTGCGCAGCATGATGACCGATCTGCATGTGGAAGGACTCGCCTACCCTTCTGCTTTTCACACCACCGGCATCGGTGATGGTGCGAAGGAGGGCACTTGCGAACCGGCCGGACCGGCGAACAGCGCATCCGCGGGTTTCGCCTTCCCCAACCGCAGCATCTTGTACGAGAGCATCCGCAACCTCCATTTCCACGTGCCCATGTGGTTCACCATGATCGCGCTGATGGGCCTCTCCGTTTGGAAAAGCATCCGGCATTTGGGCAGCGGATCGCTGGACCGCGACCGGGAAGCCGCGACCGCCGTGCATGTGGGCCTGCTCTTCTGCGCGCTGGGTCTGCTCACAGGCATGGTTTGGGCGCGCGCCACATGGACCGCCTTCTGGACGAACGACGTGAAGCTCAATGGCGCCGCAGTGACCGCCTTGATCTACCTGGCCTATCTGGTGTTGCGCGGATCGGTGGCCGATGGGCACAAACGCGCCCGGCTCGCGGCGATCTACAACATCTTCGCCTTCATGCTGCTGGTGCTTTTCCTCTTCGTGGTGCCCCGGTTGAACCAGGTGGACAGCCTCCACCCCGGCAGCGGCGGCAACAGCCCCTTCAGCGATCTGGACCTCGACGACCGCCTGCGCATGGTCTTCTATCCAGCCGTGGCAGGATGGATACTGCTTGGCCTTTGGATATACGACCTGCGCCAACGCGCCACGCGCGTACAGGAAAAACTTGACGCATGA
- a CDS encoding glutathione peroxidase produces the protein MRLLIFAPCLLALACGQADRIRLGPVSMPIQSPQTPPAMSFHDLSATDIEGQLVRFDRYKGSKVIVVNTASECGYTPQYAQLQELYDNNKDQGLVVIGFPCNDFGGQEPGSEEAIAAFCQKNYGVTFPMMAKVDIKGEQPHAVFNWLMHKSQNGVLDHRVKWNFHKFLIDGQGRLVDAFPSGVSPLDDKILRWVQD, from the coding sequence ATGCGCCTCTTAATCTTTGCGCCCTGCTTGCTCGCGCTGGCTTGTGGCCAGGCCGACCGGATCCGCCTGGGTCCGGTGAGCATGCCCATCCAAAGTCCCCAGACCCCGCCCGCCATGTCATTCCACGACCTCAGCGCCACCGACATTGAAGGCCAACTCGTGCGGTTCGACCGCTACAAAGGCAGCAAGGTGATCGTGGTGAATACCGCCAGCGAATGCGGCTATACCCCGCAGTATGCCCAGTTGCAGGAGCTTTACGACAACAACAAGGACCAGGGGCTGGTGGTCATCGGCTTTCCCTGCAATGATTTCGGCGGCCAGGAGCCCGGAAGCGAGGAGGCGATCGCCGCATTCTGCCAGAAGAACTATGGAGTGACCTTCCCCATGATGGCCAAGGTGGACATCAAAGGCGAACAGCCCCATGCCGTCTTCAACTGGCTGATGCACAAGTCGCAGAACGGAGTGTTGGACCACCGCGTGAAGTGGAATTTCCACAAGTTCCTGATCGATGGGCAGGGCAGGCTCGTGGATGCTTTCCCCAGCGGAGTATCGCCCTTGGACGACAAGATCCTGCGCTGGGTCCAAGACTGA
- the bshB1 gene encoding bacillithiol biosynthesis deacetylase BshB1 translates to MRQVDLLCVTAHPDDVEISMAGTVLRHVALGHAVGLVELTAGELGTRGSAELRASEAEAARQVLGAGFRYQLGLPDGFFRADRESLLKVVACIRLHRPRVLLTNAVRDRHPDHGRAAALVAEASFLSGLRRVETLHDGEEQKPWRPVHVLHAIQDNWIDPDLVVDVTAHWERKQEALRCFASQFHDPASQEPPSPIANPDFMPYLEGRHRQLGRLIGVPYAEGYTCARPPGVDDLLALR, encoded by the coding sequence ATGCGGCAAGTGGACCTCCTTTGCGTAACGGCGCATCCCGATGATGTGGAGATCTCCATGGCGGGCACCGTGCTGCGGCATGTGGCCTTGGGCCATGCCGTTGGTCTGGTGGAACTGACCGCCGGAGAACTTGGCACCCGTGGCAGCGCCGAGCTGCGGGCCAGCGAAGCGGAAGCCGCGCGGCAGGTGCTTGGAGCCGGATTCCGCTATCAACTGGGTCTGCCGGACGGTTTCTTCCGGGCCGATAGGGAGAGCCTGTTGAAGGTGGTCGCCTGCATCCGCCTGCACCGGCCCAGGGTGCTGCTGACCAACGCGGTACGCGACCGCCATCCGGACCATGGCCGTGCCGCAGCACTGGTGGCTGAAGCAAGTTTCCTCAGTGGCTTGCGACGCGTGGAGACCTTGCATGATGGCGAAGAACAGAAGCCCTGGCGCCCCGTGCACGTGTTGCACGCCATCCAGGACAATTGGATCGACCCCGACCTGGTGGTGGACGTTACCGCGCATTGGGAGCGGAAGCAGGAGGCTCTGCGGTGCTTCGCCTCCCAGTTCCATGACCCTGCGAGCCAGGAGCCGCCCAGCCCCATCGCCAATCCGGATTTCATGCCCTACCTGGAAGGGCGACACCGCCAATTGGGCAGGCTCATTGGCGTGCCCTATGCCGAAGGCTACACCTGTGCACGGCCGCCCGGGGTGGACGATCTGCTGGCGCTCCGCTGA
- a CDS encoding glycosyltransferase family 2 protein encodes MRVSVIIPCYNVEDWIGTSLRSALEQTHADLEIIVVDDGSADGTVARVEELMHMRPDRIALLRGDHAGACAARNKGLRAATGTWLQFLDADDRLMPDKIAGQVTIAEANPTAVAVIGDFVNELAHGGEETMNAIPGDPWEGLVKTRLGTTSANLWRRDALLAAGGWDEQLASSQDYELLFRLLAAGGSVAFDPRPATRVVKRTGGSISRTDVKDNWLRYIDLRLRMRDHLRTLDPRTYGALLADLDQYLFMAFHLLAHEDLPLASDLYRRHLSKGFIPRPGKAITPRYIMAHKLLGFERAVRLGRMLKH; translated from the coding sequence ATGCGCGTCTCGGTCATCATTCCCTGCTACAATGTGGAAGACTGGATCGGCACCAGCCTGCGCAGCGCGCTGGAGCAGACCCATGCCGACCTGGAGATCATCGTGGTGGACGATGGCAGCGCCGATGGAACGGTGGCCCGCGTGGAGGAATTGATGCACATGCGACCGGACAGGATCGCGCTGCTTCGCGGTGACCATGCCGGGGCGTGTGCGGCGCGCAACAAAGGCCTGCGGGCGGCCACGGGTACCTGGCTGCAATTCCTGGATGCCGACGACCGGTTGATGCCGGACAAGATCGCCGGTCAGGTCACCATCGCCGAAGCGAACCCCACGGCCGTGGCGGTCATTGGCGACTTTGTGAACGAGTTGGCCCATGGTGGTGAAGAGACCATGAACGCGATACCCGGCGATCCGTGGGAAGGCCTGGTGAAGACCCGCTTGGGCACCACCAGTGCCAACCTGTGGCGGCGCGATGCTTTGCTGGCCGCGGGCGGCTGGGACGAGCAATTGGCCAGCAGCCAGGACTATGAGCTGCTCTTCCGGCTGTTGGCCGCCGGGGGAAGTGTGGCTTTCGATCCGCGGCCCGCCACCCGCGTGGTGAAACGAACGGGAGGCAGCATCAGCCGCACCGACGTGAAGGACAACTGGCTGCGCTACATCGATCTGCGTCTGCGCATGCGCGACCATCTGCGCACCTTGGACCCCAGGACCTATGGCGCGCTGCTGGCCGACCTGGACCAATACCTCTTCATGGCCTTCCATCTGCTGGCCCACGAGGACCTTCCGCTCGCCAGCGATCTCTACCGCCGCCATTTGTCCAAGGGCTTCATACCGAGGCCAGGAAAGGCGATCACACCGCGCTACATCATGGCGCACAAGCTGCTGGGCTTCGAACGTGCCGTGCGGTTGGGCCGCATGCTCAAGCACTGA
- a CDS encoding FkbM family methyltransferase, whose amino-acid sequence MFASWRIALIDRLVGLNERWVFERRLARHYRRVLRSGIRLVIDVGGNRGQTIRFFRRLDRRCVIHTFEPDPALFALLQERFAGIEGVHLHPEGISDQAGEKLFHENVLGYTSTFERLDQGSAYLEKKARILGVDKGAIVKRSYPVRVTTLREFLSGMAPCTVDVLKIDTEGHEHACLEGLFPLPAGAMIRYVQLEDHRDDMYADRVPFARSEQLLREHGFELDARIPHGFGELDDVVFRRSANV is encoded by the coding sequence ATGTTCGCATCGTGGCGCATCGCCCTCATAGACCGCCTGGTGGGCCTCAATGAACGTTGGGTCTTCGAGCGCAGACTGGCACGCCACTACCGGCGGGTGCTGCGTTCAGGCATCAGGCTGGTGATCGATGTGGGGGGCAACCGTGGCCAGACCATTCGCTTCTTCCGAAGGCTGGATCGGCGGTGCGTGATCCACACCTTCGAACCCGACCCGGCGCTGTTCGCCTTGCTCCAGGAACGCTTCGCCGGCATCGAAGGCGTCCACCTGCACCCTGAAGGCATCAGCGACCAGGCGGGTGAGAAGCTCTTCCATGAGAACGTGCTGGGCTACACCTCCACCTTCGAGCGTCTTGATCAGGGATCGGCCTATCTGGAGAAAAAAGCGCGCATCCTGGGGGTGGACAAAGGGGCGATCGTGAAACGCAGCTACCCGGTGCGCGTGACCACGCTGCGCGAATTCCTCTCAGGCATGGCACCCTGCACCGTGGATGTGCTGAAGATCGACACCGAGGGCCACGAGCATGCCTGTCTGGAAGGCCTGTTCCCACTGCCTGCCGGAGCGATGATCCGCTACGTCCAACTGGAAGACCACCGCGATGACATGTACGCCGACCGTGTGCCCTTCGCTCGTTCGGAGCAATTGCTGCGCGAACACGGATTCGAGCTGGACGCGCGCATTCCGCATGGTTTCGGCGAGTTGGACGATGTGGTCTTCCGTCGGTCGGCCAACGTTTGA